Proteins co-encoded in one Candidatus Korarchaeum sp. genomic window:
- a CDS encoding NAD(P)/FAD-dependent oxidoreductase: protein MEEWDVIVVGGGPAGLSAAKFSAELGLKVILLEAHSDIRAWKPCGEGTSKTTFETAGIEPKPGVVSNELNMKVYAPSGKYVEIPMHGYAINKDLFLLELAKKAYLAGAEIRVGERVESVLKENGRVCGVKTVKGEILRGKIVVGADGYNSVVAKSSGLDNTTELIPTYQYKMVGVELDTHKSGRIYVGSVAPGGYAWIFPKDEYVANVGIGVRPGSPKPYLDKFIKERPEIFKRAKVIGAGGYVVPIGGLAKEYIGDGVILIGDAAGMVIPFTGAGIHSSIAAGKAVSKVIAEALERGDTSRKALSSFEREYRGWIKRIKDSLRAMRVFEKLNDNDLNELANILDYEDIVNLANGIEIGKVAMKLMKHPVLATKVARALL, encoded by the coding sequence ATGGAGGAATGGGACGTCATAGTCGTAGGAGGAGGACCCGCTGGACTCTCGGCAGCGAAATTCTCAGCTGAATTAGGGCTCAAAGTGATCTTATTAGAGGCTCACTCAGATATAAGAGCTTGGAAACCTTGTGGTGAGGGGACGAGTAAGACTACTTTCGAGACAGCTGGTATAGAGCCCAAGCCCGGTGTGGTTTCTAATGAGTTGAACATGAAGGTCTACGCTCCATCAGGGAAATATGTGGAGATACCCATGCACGGCTACGCTATAAATAAGGACCTATTCCTCCTAGAGCTCGCGAAGAAAGCTTACTTAGCTGGCGCTGAGATAAGAGTCGGGGAGAGGGTAGAGAGTGTCTTAAAGGAAAATGGTAGAGTTTGTGGAGTTAAAACAGTTAAAGGAGAGATATTAAGGGGTAAGATCGTTGTTGGAGCTGACGGATACAACTCGGTCGTTGCTAAGTCCTCCGGTCTCGATAATACTACTGAGTTGATTCCCACATATCAATATAAGATGGTAGGAGTGGAGCTAGACACTCATAAATCCGGGAGGATATACGTTGGCTCTGTGGCACCTGGCGGTTATGCATGGATCTTCCCTAAGGATGAGTACGTAGCTAATGTAGGTATAGGGGTTAGACCGGGATCCCCTAAGCCTTATTTGGATAAATTCATAAAGGAGAGACCCGAGATATTCAAGAGAGCTAAAGTGATCGGGGCAGGTGGCTACGTAGTCCCTATAGGGGGGTTGGCTAAGGAGTACATAGGGGATGGCGTCATCCTGATAGGCGATGCCGCTGGTATGGTGATACCCTTCACAGGCGCTGGGATACACTCATCGATAGCTGCCGGTAAGGCTGTGAGCAAAGTTATAGCTGAGGCCTTGGAGAGGGGAGATACCTCGAGGAAAGCGTTAAGCTCCTTTGAGAGGGAGTATAGGGGATGGATCAAGAGGATAAAGGATAGCTTAAGAGCGATGAGAGTGTTTGAAAAATTGAATGATAATGACCTTAATGAATTAGCAAATATACTAGATTATGAAGATATAGTAAATTTAGCTAATGGTATAGAGATAGGTAAAGTAGCGATGAAATTGATGAAGCACCCGGTGCTAGCTACTAAAGTAGCTAGGGCCCTCCTGTGA
- the tgtA gene encoding tRNA guanosine(15) transglycosylase TgtA, which yields MSLYFRVRKSDASARLSELRTKSGTLILPEFFPVYNPNKPVISPREMREMDVKAIITNSYVIYRTPDLKEAALERGIHSLLGFDGIVMTDSGAYQIYRYGRVDVSNSEILLFQHSIGSDIGSILDIPMSSEIGREEAELGVEQTIRNAEEWASMREELSGTLWVGTPQGSIYRDLVIKCSERIRELDFDYNGVGSIKVALEKYDFVTQVDHFMLIRSILRAGKPFHFWGIGHPSTFAFFAAIGADSFDSASYSLYAEQGRYMTPHGTLSLDEIEEFPCPCPVCSNYDPREVRSMEREERIKLLAKHNLYVSISEIKKVREAIRGEWLWELVQERSRFHPNLYSALLHLLRRYSQLLEVREPLFKSSGLQFSGPESFLRPEVVRARNRIKNIHHNKKFKRFLYGEVPLGLKYLYPFGQTICPYDDEVLDEPSDDEILSCVLSYQYDFPFPKITGASMRRSKSTGTLREVTLEGKVIGHFRPSDGAFIPTLDGASLILRHIPSPKGRVVVKERFSETVAKGTTVFVKFVKEADPSIRPKSEVIVVNERDELLATGRSLLSGVEYSQYHPDHPFIVIRRHVKPRSGEKPPEEDL from the coding sequence ATGAGTCTATACTTCAGGGTCAGGAAGAGTGATGCTTCCGCTAGGCTCTCAGAACTTAGGACGAAATCTGGAACTTTAATACTCCCTGAGTTCTTCCCAGTCTACAATCCGAACAAACCAGTGATCTCCCCAAGAGAAATGAGAGAGATGGATGTTAAAGCTATCATAACGAACTCATATGTGATATACAGGACTCCTGATTTGAAGGAAGCTGCTCTCGAGAGGGGGATCCACTCCCTCCTGGGCTTCGACGGTATAGTGATGACGGATTCAGGGGCTTACCAGATATATAGGTACGGGAGGGTCGATGTCTCTAATAGTGAGATACTGCTCTTCCAACACTCCATAGGATCTGATATAGGGAGCATCCTAGATATCCCTATGTCATCAGAGATCGGAAGGGAGGAGGCTGAATTAGGTGTGGAACAGACGATAAGGAATGCTGAGGAATGGGCTTCAATGAGAGAAGAGCTCTCTGGTACGCTCTGGGTCGGAACGCCGCAGGGATCCATCTATAGAGACCTAGTGATTAAGTGCTCTGAGAGGATAAGGGAGCTAGATTTCGATTATAATGGCGTCGGTTCGATCAAAGTAGCACTTGAGAAATACGATTTCGTGACGCAAGTAGATCATTTCATGTTGATAAGATCTATCCTCAGAGCGGGTAAGCCCTTCCATTTCTGGGGGATAGGTCATCCTTCGACATTCGCCTTCTTCGCAGCAATAGGGGCGGATTCATTCGATTCAGCATCTTATTCTCTTTACGCCGAACAGGGGAGGTATATGACACCACATGGAACTTTATCACTCGATGAGATAGAGGAATTCCCTTGCCCATGCCCAGTCTGTTCAAATTATGACCCTAGAGAGGTAAGATCCATGGAGAGAGAGGAGAGGATTAAGTTATTAGCTAAGCACAACCTCTATGTATCGATTAGTGAGATCAAGAAAGTTAGGGAGGCTATAAGAGGAGAGTGGTTGTGGGAACTCGTCCAAGAGAGATCTAGATTTCATCCCAATTTATATTCTGCCTTACTACATTTATTGAGGAGATATTCACAACTCCTAGAAGTGAGAGAGCCTTTATTTAAGTCATCCGGGCTCCAATTCTCAGGACCCGAGAGCTTCCTCAGACCCGAGGTAGTTAGAGCGAGAAACAGAATAAAAAATATCCACCATAATAAGAAATTCAAGAGATTTTTATATGGAGAAGTCCCACTGGGATTAAAATATTTATACCCATTCGGGCAAACTATCTGCCCTTATGATGATGAAGTACTGGATGAGCCGAGTGATGATGAGATACTCTCATGCGTCCTCTCATACCAATACGATTTTCCCTTCCCGAAAATCACTGGAGCTAGTATGAGGAGGTCTAAAAGCACTGGAACGCTTAGAGAGGTCACTCTAGAGGGCAAAGTGATAGGTCACTTCAGACCGAGTGATGGTGCTTTCATACCAACACTAGATGGGGCTTCCCTCATATTGAGACACATCCCCTCCCCGAAGGGGAGAGTCGTCGTTAAGGAGCGTTTCTCTGAGACTGTCGCTAAGGGGACGACTGTCTTCGTTAAGTTCGTTAAGGAGGCTGATCCCTCTATAAGGCCGAAGAGTGAGGTAATAGTGGTTAATGAGAGAGATGAATTACTTGCGACGGGGAGATCATTACTATCAGGAGTCGAATATTCTCAATATCATCCAGATCATCCCTTCATAGTAATAAGGAGGCATGTGAAGCCTAGATCGGGAGAAAAGCCTCCTGAAGAAGACTTATAG
- a CDS encoding GTP-dependent dephospho-CoA kinase family protein, translating to MEISFNLKLLEDKRKKVSEIKGSIVKDLGILKNKKIISVGDKVTKELLASGKRPEVVIIDLKERREMDCSAIFYLDEYFIVIARNPAGTLTREAWLKVKKAIEISLLGKNVAVIVDGEEDLLGFPAVILPPEGWIVVYGQPGVGMVSITIDRRTKEEAISLLQEAFLPI from the coding sequence ATGGAGATCTCGTTTAACTTAAAATTATTAGAAGATAAGAGGAAGAAGGTTTCTGAAATTAAGGGAAGCATCGTTAAAGACTTAGGAATTTTAAAGAATAAGAAGATAATCTCAGTAGGTGATAAGGTCACTAAAGAACTGTTAGCATCCGGTAAGAGGCCTGAAGTTGTTATAATAGACTTGAAGGAGAGGAGAGAGATGGATTGTTCCGCTATCTTCTACTTAGATGAGTATTTCATAGTGATCGCGAGGAACCCAGCCGGTACTCTCACGAGAGAAGCTTGGCTTAAAGTAAAAAAAGCAATAGAAATATCATTATTAGGTAAAAATGTTGCAGTAATTGTGGATGGAGAAGAGGATCTATTAGGGTTTCCAGCGGTAATATTACCGCCTGAGGGGTGGATCGTGGTGTATGGCCAGCCGGGGGTAGGGATGGTCTCTATCACTATAGATAGGAGAACTAAAGAAGAAGCTATAAGTCTTCTTCAGGAGGCTTTTCTCCCGATCTAG
- a CDS encoding radical SAM protein yields MFLILDALAAGEGRRLSSLDVIGAGPRLLAGILERFNLEYKILRVEDFIRIGKKFKGVTLVSAMTMDEPAVSRASKLIEGVKILGGPITSDLSSVKRLGFDLGVWGEGEISLESLLSRGLSNGIIPDVGGIPNIILPNGKTTEFRYLSREEFMKFESSTKAIKYYKTVPHYRSSRVYVEVQRSCSNFYRPRLIASPDICKSCPSSCSEICPQNIPPGCGYCSIPLLYGPPKSRSEESILREIGELAIAGVRRFVLSGADFLEYGRDLISTPLTNPRDPGPNLDAIDSLLSKVKGLSERYSFFFEIENVKPCLVNEEVAYTLSKYLKGTPIHIGVETGDPEHARLIGRPCSPEDSFRAIKILKKYGLRPYAYFIHSLPGQSERVAKKTLEMMRAVYDAGAEKITIYRFKPLPGTAFQDFEVKVDRNSRMISELAIDLNRKRKEELLGKIMEVIVAPKIGRYCYAYPVNGGPVVRLRCSKGLNVGRIVRVMIKGVVSDRMVEGVVI; encoded by the coding sequence ATGTTCCTAATATTGGATGCGCTAGCAGCTGGTGAAGGGAGGAGGCTATCGTCCTTAGATGTTATAGGAGCGGGACCTAGGCTTTTAGCAGGTATTTTAGAGAGATTCAACTTGGAGTATAAGATCCTCAGGGTAGAGGACTTCATCAGGATCGGGAAGAAGTTCAAGGGAGTCACTCTAGTTAGCGCTATGACTATGGATGAGCCAGCTGTCTCGAGGGCTTCGAAGTTAATTGAAGGTGTCAAGATACTGGGTGGACCCATCACATCCGACCTCAGCTCTGTTAAGAGGCTCGGATTCGATCTAGGAGTCTGGGGAGAAGGCGAAATCTCCCTCGAATCCCTGTTGAGTAGAGGGCTCTCTAATGGTATTATCCCGGATGTCGGGGGAATCCCTAACATTATATTACCTAACGGTAAGACCACTGAATTCAGATATCTATCTAGAGAGGAGTTCATGAAGTTCGAGTCTTCAACTAAAGCGATAAAATACTATAAGACTGTCCCGCACTATAGGAGCTCTAGAGTTTATGTAGAAGTCCAGAGGAGCTGCTCTAATTTCTACAGGCCTAGGTTGATCGCCTCCCCGGATATATGTAAGAGTTGCCCATCTTCATGCTCTGAGATATGCCCGCAGAACATACCCCCGGGATGCGGTTACTGCTCGATACCCCTCCTCTACGGACCGCCGAAGTCGAGGAGTGAGGAGAGCATATTGAGGGAGATAGGGGAATTAGCGATAGCTGGAGTCAGGAGGTTCGTTTTGAGTGGCGCTGATTTCCTCGAATACGGGAGGGATCTCATCTCGACACCTTTGACGAACCCGAGGGATCCAGGACCTAACTTAGATGCTATAGATTCGCTGCTATCTAAAGTTAAGGGTTTATCGGAGAGGTACTCTTTCTTCTTCGAGATCGAGAACGTGAAGCCCTGCCTCGTGAACGAAGAAGTTGCCTATACACTCAGTAAATATCTCAAGGGTACCCCCATCCATATAGGAGTGGAGACAGGAGATCCTGAGCACGCTAGATTAATAGGGAGGCCATGCAGCCCGGAAGATTCATTTAGAGCTATTAAGATCCTCAAGAAGTATGGATTGAGGCCTTACGCTTACTTCATACACAGCCTCCCCGGGCAGAGTGAGCGAGTGGCTAAGAAGACGCTGGAGATGATGAGAGCTGTTTATGATGCTGGGGCTGAGAAGATAACAATTTACAGGTTCAAACCACTTCCAGGGACAGCTTTTCAGGATTTTGAGGTCAAGGTAGATCGTAACTCTAGGATGATAAGCGAGCTCGCGATCGATCTTAATAGGAAGAGGAAAGAGGAGCTCTTGGGAAAGATAATGGAGGTTATAGTAGCGCCCAAGATCGGGAGGTACTGCTACGCATATCCGGTAAATGGCGGTCCAGTGGTTAGGTTGAGGTGTAGTAAGGGTTTGAATGTCGGGAGGATCGTTAGAGTGATGATAAAGGGCGTGGTATCGGATAGAATGGTTGAAGGAGTCGTGATCTAA
- a CDS encoding retropepsin-like domain-containing protein — translation MGVIRRELLVRGDKGERRLSVLFDSGASRSLIRSDVALELSTPRKLLIPREFIAADGDKIICSFLCDLIVEIEGKEIGIEAFLIDKLPVPLIFGALDMEAYRIKLDLAKRELDLSEFTGYMLAL, via the coding sequence GTGGGCGTGATCAGGCGAGAGCTTCTTGTTAGAGGTGATAAAGGGGAAAGGAGGCTCAGCGTCTTGTTCGATAGTGGTGCATCGAGATCTCTTATTAGAAGCGATGTAGCATTAGAACTCTCCACTCCGAGGAAATTGCTTATTCCAAGGGAATTTATAGCAGCTGATGGAGATAAGATCATCTGCAGCTTTCTCTGCGATTTAATTGTTGAAATTGAGGGAAAGGAAATAGGTATTGAGGCATTCTTAATCGATAAACTGCCAGTTCCTTTGATCTTCGGGGCATTGGATATGGAGGCCTACAGGATAAAGCTCGATCTAGCAAAAAGAGAGCTAGACCTATCTGAGTTCACAGGATACATGCTAGCCCTTTAA
- a CDS encoding DUF92 domain-containing protein, giving the protein MLYGDAAVLAGLVSIFVVGSLGYIKGAVDRSGLAAGILIGSLFALSGGLIAVITLITFFLIGSFFTKYGYSRKESLGAAEPKKGARGWKSVLSNLFFPSLAIILYRLSSDSTYALAFVSSISCSLADTLGSEIGLLDRRGPWIITSMRRTQPGTSGAISILGTISSILGSFIIPIEAFQFGILSFNELFISSTIAFSSSMLDSLLGATIQAKYSCDGRVVEDPSYCSEAELLSGFRFIDNHAVNLISTGFAFLLSLIEGML; this is encoded by the coding sequence ATGTTGTATGGGGACGCCGCAGTGCTCGCTGGTCTCGTATCGATCTTCGTCGTCGGATCGCTGGGCTATATTAAGGGAGCTGTCGATAGGAGCGGTCTAGCTGCAGGCATATTAATTGGTTCACTCTTCGCCCTATCTGGAGGCCTCATAGCTGTCATCACACTCATAACCTTCTTCCTAATAGGGAGCTTCTTCACTAAGTATGGCTACTCGAGGAAGGAGAGCCTAGGAGCTGCGGAACCGAAGAAAGGAGCTAGAGGATGGAAGAGTGTCCTCTCAAATTTATTCTTCCCTTCATTAGCTATAATACTTTATCGATTGAGCTCCGATAGCACTTATGCCCTCGCTTTCGTGTCCTCTATCTCCTGCTCCCTGGCGGATACTCTGGGGAGTGAGATAGGGCTCCTAGATAGGAGGGGGCCCTGGATAATAACTAGCATGAGGAGAACGCAGCCAGGTACTTCAGGCGCTATCTCGATCCTGGGAACTATCTCCAGTATCCTCGGATCCTTCATAATACCCATCGAGGCCTTTCAATTCGGGATCCTGAGCTTCAACGAGCTCTTCATATCATCCACGATAGCCTTCTCCTCCTCCATGCTCGATTCCTTACTCGGAGCTACGATCCAGGCGAAATACTCGTGCGATGGTAGGGTAGTGGAGGATCCCTCTTACTGCAGTGAAGCTGAGCTATTGAGTGGATTCCGTTTCATAGATAACCATGCTGTCAATCTAATTTCTACCGGCTTCGCTTTCCTCCTCTCATTGATAGAGGGGATGCTATGA
- a CDS encoding glycosyltransferase codes for MRVSVVVPTYNEEDYIERSLRALRNVGAHEIVVVDGGSRDRTLEIAEKYADIVESSSSLDSPAKARNAGIKLSTGDLVAFIDADTVVSKSWLNAIMKCFEDEKVVGASGPAYPLEDDSLLIPPYIFVYDILVRLTLLIGRPHFLGFNCVYRRDFLERVSGFNEGVRVSEDALLSMEAIKYGELRFLKDMSVYTSARRLKTRGIAESLFYLLYNGPSVIFLNKPFNYYPRPSESRKENRRVERA; via the coding sequence ATGAGGGTCTCTGTAGTGGTCCCGACTTACAATGAGGAGGATTACATCGAGAGGTCCTTGAGAGCTCTGAGGAACGTTGGGGCTCATGAAATAGTGGTTGTAGATGGTGGAAGTCGTGATAGGACTTTGGAGATAGCTGAGAAATATGCTGATATCGTGGAGAGTTCTAGCTCCTTAGACTCCCCCGCTAAAGCTAGGAACGCGGGGATAAAGCTGTCCACCGGGGATCTAGTGGCTTTCATAGATGCTGATACAGTCGTATCCAAGAGCTGGCTCAACGCTATAATGAAGTGTTTCGAGGACGAGAAGGTAGTTGGAGCGTCTGGCCCCGCCTATCCCCTTGAGGATGATAGTCTCTTAATCCCACCGTACATCTTCGTTTACGATATACTCGTGAGATTGACTCTACTCATAGGTAGGCCCCACTTCCTCGGTTTCAACTGCGTCTACAGGAGGGATTTCCTGGAGAGGGTTTCCGGGTTCAATGAGGGAGTCAGAGTATCAGAAGACGCTCTTCTATCGATGGAAGCGATTAAATATGGAGAACTGAGGTTTTTGAAGGATATGTCTGTTTACACATCAGCTAGGAGGCTTAAAACGAGAGGGATCGCTGAAAGCCTCTTCTATTTACTCTACAATGGACCCTCAGTCATATTCCTGAATAAGCCATTCAATTACTATCCTAGACCTTCAGAAAGTCGGAAAGAGAATCGTAGAGTTGAACGAGCCTGA
- a CDS encoding Brix domain-containing protein — MILITTTRRPSRRTRSFVRDLYHVLPNSNRRNRGKMSLEDLNELAIKIGADRVVIVGTQRGNPSSLIFYEPTPSHLKPISLVILSGVSLRREITGKRAPHSRRLCIAYSSDELENEAELLARSFNTKSVKLEELELRRYFDISLLLTSEDGLKASFYRVFPLEEIGPRMRIVGVREYGESIS; from the coding sequence TTGATCCTGATAACTACGACTAGGAGGCCATCTAGAAGGACGAGATCCTTCGTCAGAGATCTCTATCACGTATTACCGAATTCCAATAGAAGGAACAGAGGGAAAATGTCCCTTGAGGACCTCAATGAGTTAGCTATTAAGATTGGGGCTGATAGAGTCGTCATAGTCGGAACTCAGAGGGGGAATCCGTCTTCTTTAATATTTTATGAGCCTACACCATCTCACCTCAAGCCGATATCTCTAGTTATCTTGAGCGGGGTCTCTCTCAGGAGGGAGATAACGGGGAAGAGGGCCCCTCACTCCCGGAGGTTATGTATAGCATACTCTTCCGATGAGTTGGAGAATGAAGCTGAGCTCTTAGCGAGATCATTCAATACAAAATCTGTCAAATTAGAGGAGCTAGAGCTCAGGAGATATTTCGATATCTCCCTCCTCCTCACTTCTGAGGACGGGCTCAAGGCCAGTTTCTACAGGGTCTTCCCTCTTGAGGAAATCGGGCCGAGGATGAGGATAGTGGGGGTCAGAGAATATGGCGAGAGTATCAGTTAG
- the rpl37ae gene encoding 50S ribosomal protein L37ae (structural models have indicated that the folded zinc-finger motif interacts mainly with domain III of 23S rRNA, whereas the amino-terminal region of L37 interacts primarily with domain II), with product MARAPRSKLRTMRYGSKIRKRVESILQKSKSTYKCPYCGAQAVKRVRLGVWGCKKCGKVFTGGAWEPFTALARGAELARETT from the coding sequence ATGGCTAGGGCTCCGAGGAGTAAGCTCAGGACTATGAGATACGGTTCGAAGATAAGGAAGAGAGTAGAGTCCATACTTCAGAAGAGCAAGAGTACTTACAAATGCCCATATTGTGGAGCTCAAGCTGTGAAGAGAGTTAGGTTGGGAGTTTGGGGTTGTAAGAAATGTGGGAAGGTATTCACAGGAGGTGCATGGGAGCCTTTCACTGCTTTAGCTAGAGGTGCGGAACTTGCAAGGGAGACAACTTGA
- a CDS encoding exosome complex protein Rrp42: protein MFDQEILTHNLMKDYIRDLVEKGQRIDGRGLYEYRPIEVLDGTFTKAEGEAWLKLGETQVLVGVKADLGEPFPDTPDKGVFVSNAELLPVASPTFEPGPPDEGAIELARIVDRAIRSADAIDLGSLVILPGKLVYMIFLDMYVLDYDGNLEDSLTLASLIALGRSEIPEVELKGDGEIEVKERKRKLELKDIPINFSFVKIGSKILLDPTIEEESVSDASITVAINKDGKVCSIQKKHGTFKMEEILNIVSVAKSKWPELARVVREAI from the coding sequence ATGTTCGATCAGGAGATCCTGACGCATAATTTGATGAAGGATTACATAAGGGACCTCGTCGAGAAGGGTCAGAGGATAGATGGGAGGGGTCTATACGAATATAGGCCTATAGAAGTCCTCGATGGTACTTTCACTAAAGCTGAAGGAGAGGCATGGCTCAAGTTAGGGGAAACTCAAGTCTTAGTCGGAGTTAAAGCGGATCTAGGAGAGCCTTTCCCAGATACTCCCGATAAGGGGGTCTTCGTATCTAATGCTGAGCTCCTCCCAGTCGCTTCACCGACATTCGAACCAGGTCCACCTGATGAGGGAGCGATAGAGCTCGCTAGGATAGTTGATAGGGCAATAAGGAGTGCTGATGCGATAGATCTCGGATCTTTAGTCATTTTACCTGGCAAATTGGTGTACATGATATTCTTAGATATGTACGTACTGGATTACGATGGGAATCTCGAGGATTCCCTCACATTAGCTAGTTTAATAGCGTTAGGGAGGTCGGAGATACCTGAAGTAGAACTTAAGGGGGACGGTGAAATTGAAGTTAAGGAGAGGAAGAGGAAATTGGAGCTAAAGGATATACCGATAAACTTCAGTTTCGTTAAGATAGGGAGCAAGATATTACTGGATCCGACTATAGAGGAGGAGAGTGTTTCAGATGCATCGATAACTGTAGCGATTAATAAAGATGGGAAGGTCTGTTCGATACAGAAGAAGCACGGCACTTTCAAGATGGAGGAGATTTTAAATATCGTGAGCGTAGCTAAGAGCAAGTGGCCTGAATTAGCTAGGGTAGTGAGAGAGGCGATATGA
- a CDS encoding exosome complex exonuclease Rrp41, with translation MPLYVERRPERLITEEGIRTDGRLPHEMRPIKMMVGVLEKADGSAFVEWGGNRILAAVFGPREVHPKHMVLPDRALVRARYNMAPFSTPERRRPGPDRRSIELSKVIREALKPAIFVENYPGSVIDIFVEVLRSDAGTRVAGINAASLALASAGVAMRGLVSACSVGRVGSFIVVDPNHDEDMWGDSDMPLAMMMESEEITLLQADGTLSEEEFKEALNLGRKAIRFVYEVQKEALKRPYYLVERRVI, from the coding sequence ATGCCCCTATACGTAGAGAGGAGACCCGAGAGGTTGATAACTGAGGAAGGTATAAGGACTGATGGAAGGCTCCCCCATGAAATGAGGCCAATCAAAATGATGGTGGGAGTTTTGGAGAAAGCTGATGGCTCAGCTTTCGTTGAGTGGGGAGGAAACAGGATTCTAGCCGCTGTCTTCGGTCCTAGAGAGGTACATCCTAAGCACATGGTCCTCCCGGATAGAGCTCTCGTGAGAGCGAGGTATAACATGGCTCCCTTCTCCACTCCCGAGAGGAGGAGGCCTGGGCCCGATAGGAGGAGCATAGAGTTATCTAAAGTGATAAGGGAAGCTTTAAAGCCTGCTATCTTCGTCGAAAATTACCCTGGATCCGTCATAGATATATTCGTAGAGGTCCTTAGGTCTGATGCTGGGACTAGGGTGGCTGGGATAAATGCAGCCTCGCTAGCTCTCGCTAGCGCAGGAGTAGCGATGAGGGGGCTAGTATCAGCTTGTTCCGTAGGCAGAGTCGGGAGCTTCATAGTAGTGGATCCGAACCACGATGAGGACATGTGGGGGGATTCAGATATGCCCCTAGCTATGATGATGGAATCGGAGGAGATAACTCTACTTCAAGCTGATGGTACTTTGAGTGAGGAGGAGTTCAAAGAGGCATTGAACCTCGGGAGGAAGGCTATAAGATTCGTTTATGAAGTTCAGAAAGAGGCTCTCAAGAGACCTTATTATTTAGTGGAGAGGAGAGTGATCTGA
- a CDS encoding exosome complex protein Rrp4 — translation MRWEVRLKLSEVLLFVRDREVVIPGQPLAKGKIKPGKDVYIDESGMIRSKKLGLVNLKEDEISIVPLVGAYIPKEEDLVIGIVSKISGNTILVDIRSPYQGALPVQRRAEKVDLKKYDLKIGDVILAKVRSFDGASSLILTIDAEGLGKLEGGYLLEVDPAKVPRVIGKRQSMLSILKEGTKSEIIVANNGRIWVKPPSVKELIALEKALRKIEEESHVSGLSDRISSLLSQELSR, via the coding sequence GTGAGATGGGAGGTCAGGCTAAAGTTGAGTGAGGTATTGCTCTTCGTTAGGGATAGGGAAGTAGTGATACCCGGCCAACCCTTGGCCAAGGGTAAGATTAAGCCGGGGAAGGATGTTTACATAGATGAGAGCGGTATGATAAGGTCTAAGAAACTCGGTCTGGTGAATTTGAAGGAAGATGAGATCTCAATAGTCCCCTTAGTTGGTGCTTATATACCGAAGGAGGAAGATTTAGTGATAGGTATCGTCTCGAAGATAAGCGGGAATACTATATTAGTCGATATAAGGAGTCCCTATCAAGGGGCTCTACCAGTTCAGAGGAGAGCTGAGAAGGTCGATCTGAAGAAATATGATCTGAAGATAGGGGATGTTATCCTCGCGAAAGTGAGATCTTTCGATGGAGCTTCCTCACTCATACTCACGATAGATGCTGAGGGATTGGGGAAGTTAGAAGGTGGTTACTTGCTCGAGGTAGATCCGGCCAAAGTCCCCAGGGTGATAGGGAAGAGGCAATCGATGCTATCCATATTGAAGGAGGGGACTAAGAGCGAGATAATAGTAGCGAATAACGGTAGGATCTGGGTGAAGCCACCCTCCGTGAAGGAGCTAATAGCCCTGGAGAAAGCTCTCAGGAAGATAGAGGAGGAGTCTCACGTCTCAGGGTTGAGCGATAGGATATCTTCGCTCCTCTCTCAAGAGCTGAGTAGGTGA